The following proteins come from a genomic window of Coffea arabica cultivar ET-39 chromosome 11c, Coffea Arabica ET-39 HiFi, whole genome shotgun sequence:
- the LOC113713686 gene encoding uncharacterized protein isoform X1 — MSWWESRMEAEVVVNVDGILFGMPLPTMSSLLISFPILWQENSLSTSWMYLVGVERLATSCLLARRSLGCVGSPRVFKIQQMIVNSRFSWLMVISRSSKENGLSNLVKGRQRLL; from the exons ATGTCATGGTGGGAAAGTAGAATGGAGGCTGAGGTAGTTGTTAATGTAGATGGGATTCTATTTGGGATGCCCTTACCGACTATGAGCAGCTTGCTGATTTCATTCCCAATCTTGTGG CAGGAGAATTCCTTGTCCACATCCTGGATGTATTTGGTTGGAGTAGAAAGGCTTGCAACGAGCTGTTTATTGGCACGTAGAAGCTTGGGTTGTGTTGGATCTCCAAGAGTTTTCAAAATTCA GCAAATGATTGTGAACTCCAGGTTTTCATGGTTGATGGTGATTTCAAGAAGTTCGAAGGAAAATGGTCTGTCAAATCTGGTAAAAG GTCGTCAAAGACTACTTTGA
- the LOC113713686 gene encoding uncharacterized protein isoform X2 has product MSWWESRMEAEVVVNVDGILFGMPLPTMSSLLISFPILWQENSLSTSWMYLVGVERLATSCLLARRSLGCVGSPRVFKIQFSWLMVISRSSKENGLSNLVKGRQRLL; this is encoded by the exons ATGTCATGGTGGGAAAGTAGAATGGAGGCTGAGGTAGTTGTTAATGTAGATGGGATTCTATTTGGGATGCCCTTACCGACTATGAGCAGCTTGCTGATTTCATTCCCAATCTTGTGG CAGGAGAATTCCTTGTCCACATCCTGGATGTATTTGGTTGGAGTAGAAAGGCTTGCAACGAGCTGTTTATTGGCACGTAGAAGCTTGGGTTGTGTTGGATCTCCAAGAGTTTTCAAAATTCA GTTTTCATGGTTGATGGTGATTTCAAGAAGTTCGAAGGAAAATGGTCTGTCAAATCTGGTAAAAG GTCGTCAAAGACTACTTTGA